GATCGCGCCCATGCGGCCGAGGCGTTCAACGTGCTGCCGGCGACGCTTTCGCCCAAGGCGCTCGGCGCGTTTCTCTGGGCGCTGAAGCGGCCGGGAGATTTCGGCAAGATGCTGAAGCTCGCCTGGAAGACACGTGCACCGGGCGCGAAGGCGCTGGCCTATCAGGCGATCTACGCGGCCGAGGCCATGGTGCTTGCCCGGTATCTTGACCAGATCGGGGCGGGGCATATTCACAACCATTTCGTCTCGTCGAGCGCGACGGTCGCGATGCTGGCCGCAACGCTCGCGCGCATCCCGTTCAGCTATACCCTGCACGGTCCGGCCGATTTCATCGAGCCATTGCGCTGGAAGATCGGCGAGAAGACGGCACGCGCGGCCTTCGTCGCCTGCATCAGCCATTACGCCCGGTCGCAGGCGATGGTCTTTTCCGACCCCGTCCATTGGGACCGGCTGAAGATCGTCCATTGCGGCGTCGAACCCGATCTCTACGGGGGCGACCGGCCCGTATGCGAGGCGGGCGAGCCGGTCCGGTTCCTCTTCGTCGGGCGGCTTGCGCGGGTGAAGGGGCTTCTGGTCCTTCTCGAGGCGCTCGAGCGGATGGGCGATGTGAATCTCAGGCTCGATATCGTGGGCGACGGGCCCGACCGCGCGCTCTTGGAAGACCGTGCGAGGCCCTTGGGCGACAGGGTTCGGTTCCTAGGCTACAGGCGTCAGGACGAAGTCGCCGGAATGCTCAACGAGACTGATATCTTCGTCCTTCCGTCATTCGCCGAAGGTGTGCCCGTGGTGCTGATGGAAGCGC
This is a stretch of genomic DNA from Palleronia sp. LCG004. It encodes these proteins:
- a CDS encoding glycosyltransferase, which codes for MPSTSETRPIAYLSGMYPAVSQTFIQREIEALRAAGADIRICSIRATPASEHIGPVDRAHAAEAFNVLPATLSPKALGAFLWALKRPGDFGKMLKLAWKTRAPGAKALAYQAIYAAEAMVLARYLDQIGAGHIHNHFVSSSATVAMLAATLARIPFSYTLHGPADFIEPLRWKIGEKTARAAFVACISHYARSQAMVFSDPVHWDRLKIVHCGVEPDLYGGDRPVCEAGEPVRFLFVGRLARVKGLLVLLEALERMGDVNLRLDIVGDGPDRALLEDRARPLGDRVRFLGYRRQDEVAGMLNETDIFVLPSFAEGVPVVLMEALAAGRPVVATQVAGVSELVEDSVSGFIVPPGDIEALSDRIRRLATDPALRARMEGAGREKVAHDYDASTEARRLLALFAGERRAGARPD